GGTCAGAGATGGGACCCGGGAGGGCGCGCGAGGACCCCGCCAGCCGCCGCGAACGAAGCCGCGCCGAGCAGCGGGGCCGCGGGGTCGAGGATGACCATCACCGGGACGCGGGAGAGCAGGTTCCGCATCCGCCCCTTGTCCAGAAAGGCCGACAGGAATTCGCCCCGCCGGAGCGCGGGAAGGATCGCCGGCGCGATCCCCCCGCCGAGGTACACCCCCCCGGTCGCGAGGTATTGCAGGGCCAGGTTCCCCGCCTCCGCCCCGTAGAGGGAGCAGAAGATCCGCAACGTTTCGGCGCACGCCCCGCCCCCCCCCGCAAGCCCGTGGCGCACGATGGCCCGCTGGGGTTCTCTGCCGGCGACCTCCGCCGCAATGCCCGGCTCCTCCGCCATCCCTTCCTCTTCCCGGAGAAACCGGTAGACGTCGTGCAGCCCCGGACCGGACAGAATGCGCTCCACGCTCACGCGGCCGTGCTTCGCCCGCAGGAAAGCGTGGAGCCGCATCTCCCGCTCGTCGCGCGGCGCGAAATCGACGTGCCCCCCCTCCGAGGCAAGCGGGATGTACCCGGCGCCGGAGCCGACGAGAAACCCCTCCCCCAACCCCGTTCCGGCGGCAAGAACCGCCATGTTCCCCCGCGGGTCGGCCTCCCCCTCCCGGAGCATCGCCCGGTCCGACTCCTGCAGGAACGGGAGGGAGGAAGCGGTCGCCTGGAGGTCGTTGACGAGGTACGCATCGCGCACCCCCAGGGTCCGGCGCAGGGACGCCTCGTCCACCTCCCAGTCGAGATTCGTCAGCCGGCAGCGGCCGTCCTCAACGGGACCGGCCACTCCGATGCAGGCCCGCTCGACGGCGGCTCCCTCGCTCAGGAAGTCGCGCAGGATCGAATCGAGACCCGCGTGCTCCCGGCTCCGGTAGGTGGCCATCCGATTGCGGAGAAGGCCCCGCGCCTCCCGCCGGTAGAGCGCGAGGCTGGTCTTCGTCCCGCCGACGTCCCCCGCGAGGATCATCCGGCCGAGGAGATATTCAGCCGCCCCTCGACCGCGGCAAGGAGCTTCCGGTGCGAATCGAGGAAGCTCTTCACCCCCTCCTCCTCCAGGCGGGCGCACACCTCCTCGATCCCGGTTTCCATCAGCGCGTAGTCGTCGAGGACCGCCTTCGCGTCCGCACCCGCGCCGGACAGGGTGTCGGCCACAACACCGTGGTCCCGGAAGGCGTCCATCGTCTGCGGCGGCATCGTGTTCACCGTATCGGGCCCGATCAGCTCCTCGATATATTTCACGTCGGAATATTTCGGGTTCTTCGTCCCGGTGCTCCCCCACAAGGGCCGCTGCACCCGCGCGCCAAGCAAAGCAAGGGAGCGCCACCGCGGCGTATCGAAAATCGCGAGGAACCTCGCATACGCAAGCCGCGCGCTGGCCACCGCCGTCTTCCCCATGAGGGAGAGGGCGGTCTCCGCCTTCGGCGAGCCGGGCCACCGCTCCACCGTGGAGAGGAGCAGGGCGTCGACCGCCGTGTCGATCCTAGAGACGAAGAAGGAGGCGACCGACGCGACGTTCCGGGGATCCCCACCGGCGACGATCCACCGCTCCACGCCGCGCATGTAGGCGTCGGCCACCTCCTCGTACCGCCGCACCGAGAAGATCAGCGTCACATTCACCGGGATGCCCGCGGCGATCGTCTCCTCCACGGCCGGAAGTCCTTCCTTCGTGCCGGGGATCTTGATCATGACGTTCGGCCGGCCGACGGCGTCGAACAGCTCCCGCGCCCGGGCGATCGTCGCCTTCGTGTCGCGCGCCAGATCCGGGTCGACCTCGAGCGAGACGTACCCGTCGTCCCCCCGGGAAGCGTCGTACACGGGACGCAGCACGTCGGCGGCGGCCCGGATGTCGTCGGTGACGATCGCCTTGTACGCCACGAGGAGCTTCGTTCCCCCCTGCGCAAGCGCACGGATCTGGGCGTCGTAATCCCGCCCCGAGGAGACCGCCTTCTCGAAGATCGTCGGGTTCGAGGTCACCCCCCGGATACCGTCCTCCGAGATCCGGCGGGCGAGTTCCCCCGACGCGATCATGCCGCGGTGGATGTAGTCGAGCCACGGGCTCTGACCTGCCTGTCCCAGCGCGACCAACGGATTCGTCTTCATGCCCGGACTCCTCCCCGGATCGCGGCGAGGACCGATTTCGCGCGATCGCGCACCGCCTCCGGCGTGATCCCAAGCTCCCGGAAGATCCGCTCGGCCGGCGCGGATGCGCCGAACCGGTCGATCCCGACCGACGCGCCGCGATCCCCCACGTACCGCTCCCAGCCGAAGGTCGACCCCGCCTCCACGGAGACGCGCGCGGGAACCGACGGCGGGAGCACCGCTTCCCGGTACCCCGCCTCCTGTTCCTCGAACCGCTCCCGGCACGGCATGCTCACCACGCGCGCCGCCACCCCTTCTTCCTCCAGCAGCTTCCTTGCCGCCAGCGCCACGGACACCTCGGACCCAGAGGCGATCAGCAGGACGTCGGGACGGCCGTCCCCCGCGTCCTCCAGCACGTAGGCTCCACGGTACACGCCGTTGCCGCGGAACACGCTCGAAGGCGGAAGGACGGGGAGTTTTTGCCGCGAGAGGACGAGCGCCGTGGGACCCGTGGTCCGCTCGAGCGCCATCCGCCACGCCGCCGCCGTCTCGTTCGCGTCCGCAGGCCGGACGACGTAAAGGTTCGGCATCGCCCGAAGCGACGCGAGGTGTTCGACCGGCTGGTGCGTCGGGCCGTCCTCCCCCACGCCGATGGAGTCGTGCGTCAGCACGTAGATGACGCGGCACCCCATCAGCGCCGCCAAGCGGATGGAAGGACGCATGTAGTCCGAGAAGATGAAGAAGGTGGCGCCGTACGGGATCACCCCGCCGTGCCGCGCCATCCCGTTCAAGACCGCCCCCATCCCGTGCTCGCGCACCCCGAAATGGACGTTCCGCCCCCCCGGTGCCGCATCGGGGAGAAACTCACCGGCCTCTTTGATGATCGTTTCCGTCGAGGGAGCGAGATCCGCCGACCCTCCGGCAAGCTCCGGCACCTTCGCGGCGATCGCGTTCAGCACCTTGCCGGCCGCGCTCCGGGTCGCCATCGCGCCTGCCTCGGGCGAAAACGTCGGGATCCCCTCCGCCCATCCCTCGGGGAGATCGCCCCATATTCGCCGCTCCCATTCGAGAGCAAGCGCCGGGAACGCGGCGGTGTAGGCGGCGAACTTCATCCGCCACGCCTTCTCCGCCTTCTCCCCGCGCGCCAGCGCCTCCCGGAAATGGGCGAGCACGTCGTCGGGCACGAGGAAAGCCGGGGTGGCGGGCCACCCGAGGTGTTCCTTCGCGAGGGCGACCTCGGCCTCCCCCAGGGGCGCCCCGTGCGCACCCGCGGTGTCCTGCTTGTTGGGGCTGCCGTACCCGATGCTCGTGCGAACGATCACCAGGGTGGGGCGCTCCCTCTCGCTGAAGGCCACCTTGATCGCCGCCGCCATCCCGGCGAGATCCGTATTCCCGTCCGCGACGTTCAGCACGTTCCACCCGTACGCCCGGAAGCGGCCCGCCACGTCCTCGCGGAAGGCGAGGTCCGTGGACCCTTCGATGGTGATCCGGTTGTCGTCGTAGAACGCCACGAGGTTCCCCAGCCGGTGGAATCCGGCCAGAGACGCCGCCTCGGAGGCAACCCCCTCCATCAGGTCGCCGTCGGAGCACAGCGCCACGATCCGATGGGAGACGATCTCGTGCCCCGGGCGGTTGAACCGCTGCGCCAGCATCCGGGAGGTCATCGCCATCCCGACGGCGTTCCCGAACCCCTGCCCCAGCGGGCCCGTGGTCACCTCGACACCCGGGGTGTGTCCCGCCTCCGGGTGCCCGGGGGTCTTGCTCCCCCATTGGCGGAAATTCCTCAGGTCGTCGAGGGTCACGTCGAACCCCGTGAGATGGAGGAGGGAGTAGAGCAGCATGGAGGCATGGCCGCAGGAGAGGACGAACCGGTCGCGCCCGGCCCAATCGGGGTTCGCCGGGTTGTATCGCAAAAACTTCGTCCAAAGCAGGTACGACAGCGGCGCCAGCCCCATCGGCGTGCCGGGGTGCCCCGACTTCGCCTTCTGGACCGCGTCGACCGACAGGAACCGGATGGTGTTGATCGCCCGCAGCGCGAGCGCGTTGTTCTCCACGGTGGCCTCCATTGATTGCATTAGCGAGGGTTCATCTTACCATCGCCGATCTCCTCCGTTCCATCCCCGCCCGCCGCTTTTACGTCGCTCTCCCCGGCTTCGCCGTTCCCGCCCGGTTTCTCCGGCCAGAGGAGCGACGCGGCCACGGCGGCCCCGAGCAGCGCCACCACCACGAGGAGGGAGATCTCGGCCGGGACGTGCACCCACTTCTCCGCGCACATCTTGGCGCCCACGAAGACCAGCACCAGCCCCAGCCCCACCTTGAGGAACCGGAAGGCGTCCATCATGGTCTTGAGCACGAAGTAGAGGGCCCGCAACCCGAGAATGGCGAAGACGTTCGAGGTGAAGACGATGAACGGGTCGCGCGTGACGGCGAAGATCGCCGGGATCGAGTCGACGGCGAAGAGGACGTCGGTCGCCTCCACGACCAGCAGCACCGGCAGCAGGGCCGTAGCGTACCACCGCCCGTGGTGCTTCACGATGAACTTTCCGTCGCCGAAGTGGCGCACGATCGGGAAAACCTTGCCGAAGAGCTTCAGAACCGGGTTGTTCTCCGGGTGGGTCTCCACGTCGTGGCCGACGAGGATCTTCCCCCCCGTATATATGAGAAAGGCGCCGAAGACGTACAGCAACCAATCGAACCGGGAGATGAGGGCGGCCCCCGCAAGGATGAAGACGGCCCGCAGGATCATCGCCCCGAGGATTCCCCAGATGAGAACCCGCCGCTGATACGTCGGCGGGATACCGAACGTCTTGAAGATGAGGATGAAGACGAACAGGTTGTCGACGGAGAGGGCGTACTCGATCACGTACCCGGTGAAGTACTCGACGGCGGGGCGGCGGCCGAAATGCCACGCGATCCCCGCGCCGAAGAGGAGCGCCAGGGTGATCCAACTCACAGTCCACGTGGACGCCTCCCGCATCGACATCTCGTGCGGGTTCCTGCGGATCGCCGCGATCTCGACGGCCATCATGAGGAAAATGAACACGACGAAGCCACCCCAGAGCACGGGCGTGCCGATCGACTGCGGCAATCCGCGGACCTCCCTTTGTCATTGTCCCGAAAGTGTCACAGATGATACTTGCACGCCGCTGATTCCGGAAGGGGGGGGGGGGACCTACCCCCGCAGGTGGTCGAGCAGGATCTTCACGCCGATGGCGACGAGGACGAGGCCGCCGACGACCTCCATCCGCTTGCCGAAGACGGTGCCCAGGCGCTTGCCGAGGTGGAGCCCCGCGGCGGTGAAGGTGCACGCGACGATCCCGATCACGATGCCGGGGTAGACGATCCTCTCGTTGTGGAGGACGCCGAGGCTGATCCCCACCGCCAGCGCGTCGATGCTGGTCGCCACGGACAGGACGACGAGGGACATCCCCCGCGTGGGATCCTTCCCGCCGTTCCCCTCCTCCCCGTGCCCCCAACCCCCTTCGTACACCATCTTTCCGCCGATATAGCCGAGCAGGACGAAGGCGAGCCAGTGGTCGTACCCCTTGATGTGCCCCTCCACGGTCATCCCCGCAAGGTACCCGATCACCGGCATGAGGAACTGGAACAGGCCGAAGTGGAAGGCGAGGCGGAAGGTCTGGCGACCGGAGACCGTCCCCAGCGCGATCCCCGTGGCGATCGCCACGGCGAAGGCGTCCATGGCCAGCCCCACCGCGATGCCGAGAAGCGTCAGGGTGTCGATCGGAACCTCCGGGGAGTGGTATCATCGAATCCTTGGATAAAGATACCGCGCGGGAGGTCGGGACGCCATGCATCCGGACAGTTTCGGAACCTTTTCGAGCAAGACCATCGGCGGACACGCCTTCGGAATCTTTCGCCTGGAGGCGCTCGAGAAGCGCCGCGTCGGCAAGGTCTCCCGCCTCCCCTTCTCCATCAAGGTCCTCCTCGAAAATCTCCTGCGCCACGAGGACGGCGCGACGGTCACGGCGGACGACATCCGGGCGCTCGCGAACTGGTCGCCGAAAGAGCCGTCGGACCGCGAGATCGCCTTCCGCCCGGCGCGCGTGCTCCTGCAGGATTTCACCGGCGTCCCCGCGCTGGTGGATCTGGCGGCGATGCGCGACGCGGCGAAGCGGATGGGCGGGGACCCGAAGCGGATCAACCCGCTGATGCCGGCGGACCTCGTGATCGACCACTCCGTGCAGGTGGACCGGTTCGCCGCGGCGACCGCCTTCCCCGACAACGTTGCCAGGGAGTACGGGCGCAACGGGGAGCGCTACGCGTTCCTGCGGTGGGGGAAGGAGTCGTTCCGAAACTTCCGCGTCGTCCCGCCCGGCACCGGGATCTGCCACCAGGTGAATCTGGAGCACCTCGCCCCCGTCGTCTTCACGCGGAAGGACCGCTCCGGCGCGCTGGCGTACCCGGACACTCTCGTGGGGACCGACTCCCACACGCCGATGATCAATGGACTGGGCGTGGTGGGGTGGGGCGTGGGCGGGATCGAGGCGGAGGCGGCGATGCTCGGCCAGCCGATCTCGATGCTCATCCCCGAGGTGGTGGGGTTCAGGATGACCGGGGAGCTCCCCGTCGGGGCGACCGCGACCGACCTCGTCCTCACCGTCGTCCAGATGCTGCGGAAGAAAGGCGTGGTGGGAAAGTTCGTCGAGTTCTACGGAAGGGGGCTCTCCTCCCTCTCCGTGGCCGACCGGGCGACGATCTCGAACATGTCGCCGGAGTACGGCGCGACGATCGGCTTCTTCCCCGTCGACCGGGAGACACTCTCCTACCTTCGCTTCACCGGCCGGGACAAGGAGCAGGTGAAGCTCGTGGAGGCGTACTGCAAGGCACAGGGGCTCTTCCGCACGGACGACACCCGCGACCCGGTCTTCTCCGACACCCTTTCGCTCGACCTTTCCACCGTGGAGCCGTGCATGGCGGGGCCGCGCCGGCCGCAGGACCGCGTACCGCTCAAGGACGCGAGGGATGCGTTCCGCAAGGCCCTTTCCACGTGGGGGAAGGAGGCGAGGACGGAAAACGGGGACGACGGTGCGGACCGGTGGATGGGGGAAGGCGGTTACGTCGCAGGGGAAATTCACACTCCGAAGACGGAAGCCTGGACGCCCGGGACGACGTCGGTGCGGCTCGACCAGGGGGTGTACGACCTGCACGACGGCTCGGTGGTGATCGCCGCCATCACGAGCTGCACGAACACCTCCAACCCCTCCGTGATGATCGGCGCGGGGCTGGTGGCGAAGAAGGCGGTCGAAAAGGGTCTGCGGACGCGCCCGTGGGTGAAGACGAGCCTCGCCCCGGGGTCGAAGGTGGTGACGCGATACCTCGATCGCGCGGGGCTGACGCCGTATCTGCAGGCGCTCGGGTTCCACCTGGTCGGATACGGCTGCACCACCTGCATCGGAAACTCCGGACCCCTCCCCGAGGCGGTCGCGGAGACGATCCGGCGAGGAAACCTGGTCGCCGTGTCGGTCCTGTCGGGGAACCGGAACTTCGAGGGACGGATCCACCCGCTGTGCCAGGCGAACTACCTCGCCTCCCCGATGCTCGTGGTGGCGTACGCCCTCGCCGGGGACGTCGACTTCGACCCGTACACCGAGCCGCTGGGCAACGACCGCAACGGAAAACCGGTCTTCCTCCGTGAGATCTGGCCGTCACCGGGGGAGATCACCGAGGCGGTGCGGTCCGCGGTCGAACCGGAGATGTTCCGCAAGGAGTACGCCTCCGTGTTCACGGGGGACGAGGAGTGGAAAAAGCTTCCCGTCCCGAAATCCGAATGCTTCGCCTGGGATCCGTCCTCCACGTACGTCAAGAACCCGCCGTTCTTCGAGAACCTGCCGGCGGAGCCGGAACCGGTCGCGGAGATCCGCGGGGCGCGGGTCATCGCGGTGCTCGGGGACTCCGTGACCACCGACCACATCTCCCCCGCGGGGGACATCGCCGAGGACGGCCCAGCGGGAGCGTACCTCAAGGAACACGGCATCCCGAAGGAGGAGTTCAACTCCTACGGAAGCCGGCGGGGAAATCACGAGGTGATGATGCGGGGCACCTTCGCCAACATCCGGCTGCGCAACCTGCTGGCGCCGGGAACCGAGGGCGGGTGGACGACCTACCCGCCGGGCGGCGAAAAGACGACGATCTACGACGCGGCGATGCGGTACGCCAGGGAGGGGACTCCGCTGATCATCCTCGCCGGGAAGGAGTACGGCTCCGGCTCGTCGCGCGACTGGGCGGCCAAGGGGCCGCGGTTGCTGGGGGTGCGCGCGGCGATCGCGGAGAGCTTCGAGCGGATCCACCGCAGCAACCTCGTCGGGATGGGAATCCTGCCGCTACAGTTCGTGGACGGCGCCACCAGGGAGTCCCTCGGCCTGACGGGAAAGGAAATCTACGCCATCGAGGGGATCGCCGGGGAGATCACGCCCCGGATGCGGGTGACGGTGCGCGTTTCCGGCGAGGGGGGTGAACGGACGTTCCCGGCATTGGCGCGGATCGACACGCCCGCCGAGGTGCACTACTACCTCCACGGCGGCATCCTGCCGTACGTGCTGCGGAGGCTGATCGGTAAGGGGTAAGGGTCGAGGGAGTCGCCTCGGTTCAGAGGCGGGAAACCTGCTCGGCGATCACGAATCCTTTCCCACGGAGCGTCCGACGGACCGCCGGGCCGTCGATCGTGGCGACCCGCAGGTGCGCGTTCAGCGCCCCGATCTCGCCCTGCGGCGCGATCAGGACGCTGCGGACCTCGACGCCCATCCCCGCGAAGGTGTCGATCAGTTCCTCGAACCGGGCCATGTTCCGGGGGAAGGTGACGTCCACGCAGAAGCAGACCTCGTTCACGTCGAGGAGGTCGACGAAGGCGTTCAGGAGGTCCGCTCTCGTGATGATTCCCACCAGGCGGTCCCCGGAGAGGACCGGGAGGGCTCCGAACTTTTCGCGGGTGAGGATGAGGAGCGCGTCCTCGACCGAATCGTCGGGGGTGACGGACCAGACCTCCGTCCGCATCGCCTCCCGGACCAGCCGGTCCCCCAGCTGCCGTCCTCCCCATTCCGCGGGGGTCGCGGCGAAGGAGGCGTTCCGCAGGTCCGTGTCGGACAGGATCCCGATCAGTCTCCCGCCCTCGACCACCGGAAGGTGGTGGAACCGGTGCTCCCGAAGGATCCCCGCGGCGAACGAGAGCGGGTCGTCCGGAGACACCGTCTTCGGGTTCCGCGTCATCCGTTTTCCGACGAGCATCGGGGGCCCTCCGGATCCAATGTAACGCATCCCGGGGAAGATGTCCAAGCGGCCCCCAGCGGGGAACCCGGGGACGATTCTCCGCATCAAAAAGGCATTGCCCTCAAGGAGGAACGCTAATGAGAACGATCGGGAAGAGGATCCTCATGGTGGCGGTCGGGCTGCTTCTGGCGGCCGGAGTTCCGTATGTCGCGTCGACGACTGTGCACGCCGATCCGGGGTGCGGAGGTGGGTGCGACTGCGAAGGTCACCACGGGAAGCACGAAGGAATGCACGGCAAGGACGGCGGGCGGATGCACGGCATGCATATGGGGGGCGGGGGTCCGATGAAGGAAGGGATGGCCCATCACATGGAGGAGGCGCGCGGGACGATCGCGAAGCTGCGCGCGCTC
This genomic stretch from Deltaproteobacteria bacterium harbors:
- a CDS encoding manganese efflux pump MntP family protein, encoding MDTLTLLGIAVGLAMDAFAVAIATGIALGTVSGRQTFRLAFHFGLFQFLMPVIGYLAGMTVEGHIKGYDHWLAFVLLGYIGGKMVYEGGWGHGEEGNGGKDPTRGMSLVVLSVATSIDALAVGISLGVLHNERIVYPGIVIGIVACTFTAAGLHLGKRLGTVFGKRMEVVGGLVLVAIGVKILLDHLRG
- the glk gene encoding glucokinase; protein product: MILAGDVGGTKTSLALYRREARGLLRNRMATYRSREHAGLDSILRDFLSEGAAVERACIGVAGPVEDGRCRLTNLDWEVDEASLRRTLGVRDAYLVNDLQATASSLPFLQESDRAMLREGEADPRGNMAVLAAGTGLGEGFLVGSGAGYIPLASEGGHVDFAPRDEREMRLHAFLRAKHGRVSVERILSGPGLHDVYRFLREEEGMAEEPGIAAEVAGREPQRAIVRHGLAGGGGACAETLRIFCSLYGAEAGNLALQYLATGGVYLGGGIAPAILPALRRGEFLSAFLDKGRMRNLLSRVPVMVILDPAAPLLGAASFAAAGGVLARPPGSHL
- the tkt gene encoding transketolase, producing the protein MQSMEATVENNALALRAINTIRFLSVDAVQKAKSGHPGTPMGLAPLSYLLWTKFLRYNPANPDWAGRDRFVLSCGHASMLLYSLLHLTGFDVTLDDLRNFRQWGSKTPGHPEAGHTPGVEVTTGPLGQGFGNAVGMAMTSRMLAQRFNRPGHEIVSHRIVALCSDGDLMEGVASEAASLAGFHRLGNLVAFYDDNRITIEGSTDLAFREDVAGRFRAYGWNVLNVADGNTDLAGMAAAIKVAFSERERPTLVIVRTSIGYGSPNKQDTAGAHGAPLGEAEVALAKEHLGWPATPAFLVPDDVLAHFREALARGEKAEKAWRMKFAAYTAAFPALALEWERRIWGDLPEGWAEGIPTFSPEAGAMATRSAAGKVLNAIAAKVPELAGGSADLAPSTETIIKEAGEFLPDAAPGGRNVHFGVREHGMGAVLNGMARHGGVIPYGATFFIFSDYMRPSIRLAALMGCRVIYVLTHDSIGVGEDGPTHQPVEHLASLRAMPNLYVVRPADANETAAAWRMALERTTGPTALVLSRQKLPVLPPSSVFRGNGVYRGAYVLEDAGDGRPDVLLIASGSEVSVALAARKLLEEEGVAARVVSMPCRERFEEQEAGYREAVLPPSVPARVSVEAGSTFGWERYVGDRGASVGIDRFGASAPAERIFRELGITPEAVRDRAKSVLAAIRGGVRA
- a CDS encoding TerC family protein, with the protein product MPQSIGTPVLWGGFVVFIFLMMAVEIAAIRRNPHEMSMREASTWTVSWITLALLFGAGIAWHFGRRPAVEYFTGYVIEYALSVDNLFVFILIFKTFGIPPTYQRRVLIWGILGAMILRAVFILAGAALISRFDWLLYVFGAFLIYTGGKILVGHDVETHPENNPVLKLFGKVFPIVRHFGDGKFIVKHHGRWYATALLPVLLVVEATDVLFAVDSIPAIFAVTRDPFIVFTSNVFAILGLRALYFVLKTMMDAFRFLKVGLGLVLVFVGAKMCAEKWVHVPAEISLLVVVALLGAAVAASLLWPEKPGGNGEAGESDVKAAGGDGTEEIGDGKMNPR
- the acnA gene encoding aconitate hydratase AcnA; this translates as MHPDSFGTFSSKTIGGHAFGIFRLEALEKRRVGKVSRLPFSIKVLLENLLRHEDGATVTADDIRALANWSPKEPSDREIAFRPARVLLQDFTGVPALVDLAAMRDAAKRMGGDPKRINPLMPADLVIDHSVQVDRFAAATAFPDNVAREYGRNGERYAFLRWGKESFRNFRVVPPGTGICHQVNLEHLAPVVFTRKDRSGALAYPDTLVGTDSHTPMINGLGVVGWGVGGIEAEAAMLGQPISMLIPEVVGFRMTGELPVGATATDLVLTVVQMLRKKGVVGKFVEFYGRGLSSLSVADRATISNMSPEYGATIGFFPVDRETLSYLRFTGRDKEQVKLVEAYCKAQGLFRTDDTRDPVFSDTLSLDLSTVEPCMAGPRRPQDRVPLKDARDAFRKALSTWGKEARTENGDDGADRWMGEGGYVAGEIHTPKTEAWTPGTTSVRLDQGVYDLHDGSVVIAAITSCTNTSNPSVMIGAGLVAKKAVEKGLRTRPWVKTSLAPGSKVVTRYLDRAGLTPYLQALGFHLVGYGCTTCIGNSGPLPEAVAETIRRGNLVAVSVLSGNRNFEGRIHPLCQANYLASPMLVVAYALAGDVDFDPYTEPLGNDRNGKPVFLREIWPSPGEITEAVRSAVEPEMFRKEYASVFTGDEEWKKLPVPKSECFAWDPSSTYVKNPPFFENLPAEPEPVAEIRGARVIAVLGDSVTTDHISPAGDIAEDGPAGAYLKEHGIPKEEFNSYGSRRGNHEVMMRGTFANIRLRNLLAPGTEGGWTTYPPGGEKTTIYDAAMRYAREGTPLIILAGKEYGSGSSRDWAAKGPRLLGVRAAIAESFERIHRSNLVGMGILPLQFVDGATRESLGLTGKEIYAIEGIAGEITPRMRVTVRVSGEGGERTFPALARIDTPAEVHYYLHGGILPYVLRRLIGKG
- a CDS encoding CBS domain-containing protein is translated as MLVGKRMTRNPKTVSPDDPLSFAAGILREHRFHHLPVVEGGRLIGILSDTDLRNASFAATPAEWGGRQLGDRLVREAMRTEVWSVTPDDSVEDALLILTREKFGALPVLSGDRLVGIITRADLLNAFVDLLDVNEVCFCVDVTFPRNMARFEELIDTFAGMGVEVRSVLIAPQGEIGALNAHLRVATIDGPAVRRTLRGKGFVIAEQVSRL
- the tal gene encoding transaldolase, translating into MKTNPLVALGQAGQSPWLDYIHRGMIASGELARRISEDGIRGVTSNPTIFEKAVSSGRDYDAQIRALAQGGTKLLVAYKAIVTDDIRAAADVLRPVYDASRGDDGYVSLEVDPDLARDTKATIARARELFDAVGRPNVMIKIPGTKEGLPAVEETIAAGIPVNVTLIFSVRRYEEVADAYMRGVERWIVAGGDPRNVASVASFFVSRIDTAVDALLLSTVERWPGSPKAETALSLMGKTAVASARLAYARFLAIFDTPRWRSLALLGARVQRPLWGSTGTKNPKYSDVKYIEELIGPDTVNTMPPQTMDAFRDHGVVADTLSGAGADAKAVLDDYALMETGIEEVCARLEEEGVKSFLDSHRKLLAAVEGRLNISSAG